A single window of Populus nigra chromosome 17, ddPopNigr1.1, whole genome shotgun sequence DNA harbors:
- the LOC133677559 gene encoding putative SWI/SNF-related matrix-associated actin-dependent regulator of chromatin subfamily A member 3-like 1, protein MEVEEEEEEYRILLAFGDRRYAPTEEYQQIRQEQLPLVMNLDAWKDPSTFQDWLSFGSRPIRTETTLVCSFTTTIVGLRDAEINDHELLRFVRYRQCPYDEYAIKVLNSSSREMGYLSTPVAQVLSPLVDLRKINLEGEVAFSKVRHDMSILCAVRILAKAADVQGVRKEILPLDLLLHNLPRASFGSYEDLGLKEKSRIEKLGTLEPPKNVIKAKLLDHQKEGLWWLVNKEKSDELPPFWVVKDGLYLNVLTRHQTNRRPEPLHGGVFADDYGLGKTLTLLSLIAFDKVGNVTEGTGEEDRLEFVSRGKNWGRVSEKGTGEQKMHSLLDTNIKESSVRMAGESSSALVAKKTLVVCPSAVCSTWENQLQEHTQKGSLKLYKYYGDNRTKDAEELMKYDIVLTTYSTLVADGCEQKRYPLMKIEWWRVILDEAHVITKKANEQQSRELVKLTARRRWAVTGAPIQNGSFDLSSLMTFFRLDPLSTEYYWQQLLQKHLANGDEKGFVRLQELMATISLRRIKDKVLVGLPSKTIETVSFEFSGEERELYNQMEADSKNVVAYFIAAYKLRSRYISVLFSVIQLRQLCNDSALCSMDLRSLLPSDNIGDGSKHPELLRKMIDGLQDGEDIVCTVCLDPPTETTITICEHIFCKKCICHHLQQKVTEQTCPNCRRPISFPDLFSAPPESSDPENPKKLSRTIPSKVSALIKLLKESRVVNSISKSVVFSLFDKMLALMEEPLEDAGFNTLRLDASTDEIRQAEIIKKFSSAGADTVLLASLKTSGTGINLTAASKVYLLEPWWNSAVEEQAINRVHQYGQQENVRIVRLIAQNSIEERILEMQERKKVANEAYGRQGRPSEQQEASIFDLCRLLF, encoded by the exons ATGGaagtggaagaagaagaagaagaatatcgTATTCTGCTTGCTTTTGGTGATAGGCGATATGCTCCAACAGAAGAATATCAACAAATTCGACAAGAACAATTACCACTTGTCATGAATCTTGATGCTTGGAAAGATCCATCTACTTTTCAAGATTGGCTATCTTTTGGTTCACGACCAATCCGGACTGAAACCACCCTTGTTTGTTCTTTTACCACCACTATTGTAGGCCTTAGAGATGCAGAAATCAATGATCATGAATTGCTTCGATTTGTACGTTATCGACAATGCCCTTATGATGAGTATGCTATAAAGGTTTTAAATTCTAGCTCTAGAGAAATGGGGTACCTTTCTACACCAGTTGCTCAGGTTTTATCTCCTTTAGTTGATCTTCGAAAAATTAATCTTGAAGGTGAGGTGGCTTTTTCAAAAGTTAGACATGACATGTCTATTCTTTGTGCAGTTAGAATCCTTGCAAAGGCAGCTGATGTACAGGGTGTTAGAAAAGAGATTTTGCCACTCGACTTGCTTTTACATAATCTACCTCGTGCAAGTTTTGGTTCATATGAGGATTTGGGGCTTAAAGAAAAGAGTAGGATTGAGAAATTGGGGACTTTGGAGCCACCAAAGAATGTGATTAAAGCTAAACTTCTTGATCATCAAAAGGAGGGGCTGTGGTGGTTGGTGAATAAAGAGAAGTCGGATGAGTTGCCCCCTTTTTGGGTGGTGAAAGATGGGCTGTATCTGAATGTTTTGACAAGGCATCAAACGAATAGGAGACCAGAGCCTTTGCATGGTGGGGTTTTTGCTGATGATTATGGATTAGGCAAGACCCTGACCTTGCTTTCTTTGATTGCTTTTGATAAGGTTGGCAATGTTACTGAAGGAACAGGCGAGGAGGACAGGTTAGAGTTTGTTTCTCGTGGTAAGAATTGGGGAAGGGTGAGTGAAAAGGGTACTGGAGAACAAAAAATGCATAGCCTTTTGGatactaatataaaagaaagttcTGTGCGCATGGCCGGGGAGTCTTCTAGTGCTTTGGTTGCTAAGAAAACACTAGTCGTGTGCCCTTCTGCTGTGTGTTCGACATGGGAAAACCAACTGCAGGAGCACACTCAAAAAGGTTCACTTAAGCTATACAAGTATTACGGGGATAACAGGACGAAGGATGCAGAGGAGCTTATGAAATATGATATAGTGTTGACCACATATAGTACCTTGGTTGCTGATGGATGTGAGCAAAAACGGTACCCTTTGATGAAGATCGAGTGGTGGCGAGTTATTTTGGATGAGGCTCATGTGATTACGAAGAAAGCAAATGAACAGCAAAGTCGGGAACTTGTTAAATTGACCGCTAGGAGGAGGTGGGCTGTTACAGGAGCACCCATCCAGAATGGATCGTTTGATTTATCTTCTCTGATGACCTTTTTCCGGTTAGATCCACTCTCTACAGAGTACTACTGGCAACAGTTGTTGCAGAAACATCttgctaatggagatgagaAAGGGTTCGTCCGGCTGCAG GAATTAATGGCAACCATTTCTTTGAGGAGAATAAAAGACAAGGTTTTAGTTGGATTGCCATCTAAAACTATAGAGACAGTTTCCTTCGAATTTTCTGGAGAAGAACGTGAACTGTATAATCAGATGGAAGCAGATTCCAAGAATGTTGTTGCATATTTTATTGCAGCTTATAAACTACGCAGCCGCTATATATCTGTGCTTTTTTCAGTTATTCAACTTCGGCAGTTATGTAATGACTCGGCCTTGTGCTCTATGGATCTCAGATCATTGCTCCCTTCTGACAATATTGGAG ATGGATCCAAACATCCGGAATTGCTTCGAAAGATGATCGATGGGCTTCAAGATGGTGAAGATATTGTCTGTACGGTTTGCCTTGATCCACCAACTGAGACTACAATCACAATCTGTGAGCATATATTTTGCAAAAAGTGCATTTGCCATCACCTACAACAGAAAGTAACCGAACAAACCTGCCCAAATTGTCGGCGTCCTATTTCTTTCCCTGACCTGTTCTCAGCCCCTCCAGAATCTTCGGATCccgaaaaccctaaaaaactgtCAAGAACAATCCCTTCCAAAGTCTCAGCTCTCATAAAACTCTTGAAGGAATCTAGGGTTGTAAACTCAATCAGTAAATCAGTAGTTTTTTCACTGTTTGATAAGATGTTGGCATTAATGGAAGAGCCTCTGGAAGATGCTGGCTTCAATACATTGCGGTTGGATGCATCAACAGATGAAATAAGGCAAGCTgaaataatcaagaaatttaGTTCAGCAGGAGCAGACACGGTTCTGCTTGCCAGTCTCAAGACTTCAGGAACCGGCATAAACCTCACAGCTGCTTCCAAAGTCTACTTGTTGGAGCCATGGTGGAACTCAGCGGTTGAGGAACAGGCAATAAACCGTGTTCATCAATACGGACAGCAGGAGAATGTAAGAATTGTTAGATTGATTGCTCAAAATAGCATTGAAGAAAGGATATTGGAGATGCAGGAAAGGAAGAAAGTGGCCAATGAAGCTTATGGAAGGCAAGGACGACCAAGTGAACAACAGGAGGCTAGCATATTTGATCTCTGTCGCCTCTTATTCTGA
- the LOC133677560 gene encoding IQ domain-containing protein IQM3-like produces the protein MDTLKSQCADMSAKCEGSLKGRNRKMFNEIAAVVKVQQMYRGYRTRRRMADSAVVAQELWWQAIYHADLNENTVSFFKNSKSETAASRWKRVGSHASKVGKGLSKNAESEKLYFEHWIEAIDPRHRYGAFLYMYFKKWSETNSSQPFFYWLDVGDGKEVEVEECPRSKLQENSIKYLGPKEREQYECIIIEGKFFHKQSRNLVDTKGKWIFVLSPTKRLYAGQKKRGKFHHSSFLAGGATIAAGTVIVENGNLKFISPMSGHYRPTQEKFESFLSFFKDNGVNLDEVQVNQAIEYSSASDYAAKLSGSGSGKMMEVAKINLEPPPTMRTPHEEKDSKLQEVDKETRDENKRTLSEGLEEPKATIFDLNKWSTGAGPRIGSIADYPAEVREQALEFVNLSSKTPPASML, from the exons ATGGACACTCTGAAATCGCAATGTGCTGATATGTCTGCAAAATGTGAGGGATCCCTAAAGGGGAGGAATCGCAAAATGTTTAATGAGATTGCTGCCGTGGTGAAGGTGCAGCAGATGTACAGGGGTTATCGCACTCGCCGCAGGATGGCAGACTCTGCTGTCGTTGCTCAAGAACTTTG gtGGCAAGCAATATACCATGCTGACTTGAATGAAAATACGGTTTCCTTCTTCAAAAACTCGAAATCAGAGACTGCTGCTTCAAGGTGGAAACGTGTTGGATCTCATGCTTCTAAG GTGGGCAAGGGCCTAAGCAAAAACGCAGAATCAGAGAAATTGTATTTCGAACATTGGATTGAAGCT ATTGATCCAAGGCATCGTTACGGGGCATTCTtgtatatgtattttaagaAATGGTCCGAGACAAACTCCAGTCAGCCTTTTTTTTACTG GTTGGATGTAGGAGATGGCAAAGAGGTTGAAGTTGAAGAATGTCCTAGGTCAAAGCTTCAAGAAAACAGCATAAAGTATCTAGGACCT AAGGAAAGAGAACAATATGAATGCATCATCATTGAAGGGAAGTTTTTTCACAAACAGTCCAGAAATCTTGTTGATACAAAGGGAAAGTGGATATTTGTTTTGAGCCCCACTAAGAGACTGTATGCTGGACAG AAAAAGAGGGGCAAGTTCCATCATTCGAGTTTCCTGGCCGGAGGTGCTACTATAGCTGCTGGAACGGTGATCGTAGAGAATGGAAATCTTAAG TTCATTTCTCCAATGAGTGGACATTACCGACCAACACAAGAAAAATTTGAAAGCTTTCTATCATTTTTCAAGGACAATGGAGTGAATCTTGATGAAGTCCAG GTAAACCAGGCTATTGAATATTCCAGCGCCAGCGATTATGCAGCCAAACTGAGTGGAAGTGGGAGCGGTAAGATGATGGAAGTTGCCAAGATTAACTTAGAGCCTCCTCCTACGATGAGAACTCCCCATGAAGAGAAGGATTCTAAACTACAAGAAGTTGACAAGGAAACCagagatgaaaacaaaaggacatTGTCGGAGGGTCTTGAGGAACCGAAGGCAACTATATTCGATCTTAACAAGTGGTCAACTGGAGCTGGCCCAAGAATTGGTAGTATTGCAGACTACCCAGCTGAAGTGCGAGAACAGGCCCTGGAGTTTGTTAACTTATCTTCAAAAACTCCACCCGCTTCAATGCTGTAG
- the LOC133676975 gene encoding putative SWI/SNF-related matrix-associated actin-dependent regulator of chromatin subfamily A member 3-like 1, producing the protein MEAELKEEQEDALGLYMNLYARPDSSSFEDWKYSSSQQIRYKTSHVCSFITHIVGLRNHPAIVFSDHELVTLVRYQQCPRDKYAIKVFNTTSMEVGYLHDQASAALSPLIDAQMINLEGEVTDSRTGDVKYSVPCLVRVFSKSTDLENVTQSIFGNTLSFTGEPRTNPETNEGKGDKEKGRIEKLGTLEPPKEVIKAKLLDHQKVGLWWLVNKENSDELPPFWEMKDGLYVNVLTRNRTNRKPEPLHGGIFADDYGTGKTLTLLSLIAFDKVGNVPEGTGEEDEGVSVCSCKKRGRVSEKGTGEPNTHTLLDSNIKESSGGMADKSSSASVAKQTLIVCPSSVCSTWKNQLLEHTEKGSLKLHKYYGDSKIKDVEELKRYDIVLTTYGAFANESFERWCPLLKIEWWRVILDEADVIKNANAMQSKAVAGLTARRRWAVTGAPIQNGSFDLFALIAFLRLDPLSKKSYWQSLLERPLAKKDGNGFSRLQDLMAAISLRRTKDRVLVGRLRSKTVETVRFKIYGDERELYDQMEAESKKVVRKLIATGRLNRISASIRGAVIRLRQMCNDATPFSLYLKSLLPSDDIGDASEHPELLRKLIDVLREDEDFDCAICYCPPTDAVITICKHVFCKRCIGTCLQRTRTSCPICRGRISMSDLFSAPPESSDPEDPRKSTAIIPSKVSTLIKLLKESRDVRPTSKSVVFTIFQKMLVILEGPLKDAGFNVLRLDALADARRRGGIIKKFRSAGQNTVLLANVKVSGAGINLTAASEVYLLEPWWNSELEEQAIDRVHQYGQEKNVIIVRLIVQDSIEERILMMQERKKQAIEAFGMRGPKERREVSLEDLCSLLSLE; encoded by the exons ATGGAAGCAGAATTAAAGGAAGAACAAGAAGACGCACTGGGCCTATACATGAATCTTTATGCTCGTCCAGATTCTTCTTCGTTTGAAGATTGGAAATATTCTTCTTCACAACAAATCCGGTATAAAACCAGCCATGTTTGTTCTTTTATAACCCATATTGTGGGCCTCAGAAACCACCCTGCTATAGTATTCAGTGACCATGAATTGGTTACACTTGTACGTTATCAACAATGCCCTCGTGATAAGTATGCTATAAAAGTTTTCAATACTACTTCTATGGAGGTGGGTTACCTTCATGATCAAGCTTCGGCTGCTTTATCTCCTTTAATTGATGCTCAAATGATTAATCTTGAAGGTGAGGTGACTGATTCAAGAACTGGAGATGTTAAGTACTCTGTTCCTTGTCTCGTTAGAGTCTTTTCAAAGTCAACTGACCTAGAGAATGTTACACAATCGATTTTTGGAAATACTTTGAGCTTCACTGGTGAGCCTCGTACAAATCCCGAGACAAATGAGGGTAAGGGGGATAAAGAAAAGGGTAGGATAGAGAAATTGGGGACTTTAGAGCCACCAAAGGAGGTGATTAAAGCTAAACTTCTTGATCATCAAAAGGTGGGTTTGTGGTGGTTGGTGAATAAAGAGAACTCTGATGAGTTGCCCCCTTTTTGGGAGATGAAAGATGGGTTGTATGTGAATGTTTTAACAAGGAATCGAACGAATAGGAAACCGGAGCCTTTGCATGGCGGGATTTTTGCTGATGATTATGGAACGGGCAAAACTCTAACTTTGCTTTCTTTGATTGCTTTTGATAAGGTTGGCAATGTCCCTGAAGGAACAGGTGAGGAGGATGAGGGAGTGTCTGTTTGTAGTTGTAAGAAGAGAGGAAGGGTGAGTGAAAAGGGTACTGGAGAACCAAATACACATACCCTTTTGGATAGCAATATAAAAGAAAGTTCTGGGGGCATGGCTGATAAGTCTTCTAGTGCTTCGGTGGCTAAGCAAACATTAATTGTGTGCCCGTCTTCTGTGTGTTCAACATGGAAAAACCAACTACTGGAGCACACAGAAAAAGGATCGCTCAAGTTACACAAGTATTATGGGGATAGCAAGATTAAGGATGTTGAGGAGCTTAAGAGATACGATATAGTGTTGACAACGTATGGTGCCTTCGCTAATGAGTCCTTTGAAAGGTGGTGCCCATTGTTGAAGATCGAGTGGTGGCGAGTCATTTTGGATGAGGCTGATGTGATTAAGAATGCAAATGCCATGCAAAGTAAGGCAGTCGCTGGTTTGACCGCTAGGAGGAGGTGGGCTGTTACAGGAGCACCCATCCAGAATGGATCGTTTGATTTATTTGCCTTGATTGCATTTTTGCGATTAGATCCACTCTCTAAAAAAAGCTACTGGCAAAGCCTGTTGGAGAGGCCACTTGCTAAGAAGGATGGGAATGGATTCTCGCGACTGCAG GATTTAATGGCGGCCATTTCTTTGCGGAGAACGAAAGACAGGGTTTTAGTTGGCCGATTACGATCAAAAACTGTAGAGACAGTTCGCTTTAAAATTTATGGAGACGAACGTGAACTGTATGATCAGATGGAAGCAGAATCCAAGAAAGTTGTCCGCAAACTCATTGCTACTGGTAGACTAAACAGAATCTCTGCATCTATACGCGGTGCAGTCATACGACTTCGCCAGATGTGTAATGATGCAACCCCGTTCTCGTTGTATCTCAAATCATTGCTACCTTCTGACGATATAGGAG ATGCATCAGAACACCCAGAATTGCTCCGAAAGTTGATCGATGTGCTTCGCGAAGATGAAGATTTTGACTGTGCAATTTGTTATTGTCCACCAACTGATGCTGTGATCACAATATGTAAACATGTATTTTGCAAACGATGCATTGGGACTTGCCTGCAGAGAACCAGAACCAGCTGCCCAatttgtcgtggtcgtatttcgATGTCTGACCTGTTCTCAGCTCCTCCTGAATCTTCCGATCCTGAAGATCCTAGAAAATCTACAGCAATAATTCCTTCCAAAGTCTCAACTCTCATAAAACTCCTGAAGGAATCTAGGGACGTGAGACCAACCAGTAAATCAGTGGTTTTTACAATATTCCAGAAGATGTTGGTAATACTTGAAGGGCCACTGAAAGACGCTGGCTTCAATGTATTGCGGTTGGATGCATTAGCAGATGCTAGAAGGAGAGGTGGAATAATCAAGAAATTTCGATCAGCAGGACAGAACACAGTTCTGCTTGCGAACGTTAAAGTTTCAGGAGCCGGCATAAACCTCACAGCTGCTTCCGAAGTCTACTTGTTGGAGCCGTGGTGGAACTCAGAATTGGAGGAACAGGCAATAGACCGTGTTCACCAATATGGACAGGAGAAGAATGTAATAATTGTTAGATTGATTGTTCAAGATAGCATTGAAGAAAGGATATTGATGATGCAGGAAAGGAAGAAACAGGCAATTGAAGCTTTCGGAATGCGGGGACCCAAGGAACGACGCGAGGTTAGCTTAGAAGACCTCTGTAGCCTCTTATCCTTGGAATAA